From a region of the Streptomyces sp. NBC_00193 genome:
- a CDS encoding PhzF family phenazine biosynthesis protein encodes MNDLDVLRVFCAGDGSHGNTLGVVRDGRSCPDDASRQALAAELGYSETVFVDDPERGIVDIRTPGTRMSFAGHPLVGVAWLLDIEELQPPAGAVWARDDGEFTWITARPEWVEGKRTEQYADAAAVDALPGPPPGEGWLYAWAWEDEAAGRIRARGFPRRPDGAIVEDEATGSAAILLTAELNRALNITQGAGSQILTAPGPDGTVEIGGRVRFANSSLAGV; translated from the coding sequence GTGAACGATCTCGACGTCCTGAGGGTCTTCTGCGCGGGTGACGGCAGCCACGGCAACACGCTCGGCGTCGTGCGCGACGGCCGGTCCTGCCCCGACGACGCCTCCCGGCAGGCGCTGGCCGCCGAACTGGGCTACAGCGAGACGGTGTTCGTCGACGATCCCGAGCGCGGGATCGTCGACATCCGCACCCCCGGCACCCGGATGTCCTTCGCCGGGCACCCGCTGGTCGGAGTCGCGTGGCTGCTCGACATCGAGGAGCTCCAGCCCCCGGCGGGCGCCGTATGGGCGCGCGACGACGGGGAGTTCACCTGGATCACCGCCCGTCCCGAATGGGTCGAGGGCAAGCGCACCGAGCAGTACGCCGACGCCGCCGCGGTCGATGCCCTGCCCGGCCCGCCCCCGGGCGAGGGCTGGCTGTACGCCTGGGCGTGGGAGGACGAGGCCGCGGGCCGGATCCGGGCCCGCGGTTTCCCGCGCCGCCCCGACGGGGCGATCGTCGAGGACGAGGCCACCGGCTCGGCGGCGATCCTGCTGACGGCAGAGCTGAACCGCGCCCTGAACATCACCCAGGGCGCTGGCTCCCAGATCCTCACCGCCCCCGGCCCGGACGGCACGGTCGAAATCGGCGGCCGAGTCCGCTTCGCCAATTCCAGCCTCGCCGGCGTTTGA